The following coding sequences lie in one Bacteroides helcogenes P 36-108 genomic window:
- a CDS encoding Outer membrane protein SusF domain-containing protein produces MKKILFYTLFAAVALTTVSCDEDFNKDVAAPQGWPQEEAVTLPGFNASAASAVDLATADSVVVFTYTTPANMPEGTSIANFRLEITPDAIDGASAVIVNTASNGKVASADLQKIIEDSYGKRPIERTLNTRIYANLMKDGQASLLTCDPIIIKATPKAPVISNAYYLIGVAGWEAKDIIKFNHSGKDVYEDPVFALMITTTKPDTYWKIIPQGNVDADAAGVENGLWQAGVVGVTVDGDDSMNGTLINTGDVKAAKIAKAGMYSITLNMMDYTYTVKEIVPEYYIVGAMQGWNADATKGKTCMLYPQSAMIHSYTTQFKDDANLKLWLGSDFGSWNACFGATVDGDNSTSGSLTGTGAGAIVCPEKGAYYTFKVDFSTMTYAWTKLENQSPVSYKTVGLIGDFNGWGGDFAMTEVTPHNWHGAGLAVSADGGIKFRANAVWDVNWGVGKDLSHDLSVDNYGVGVKNSGNLKIAAGTYNVFFNDITGEFVFKVVG; encoded by the coding sequence ATGAAGAAAATATTATTCTATACGTTGTTTGCCGCAGTTGCTTTGACTACTGTTTCTTGCGACGAGGATTTCAATAAAGACGTGGCTGCTCCACAGGGATGGCCGCAAGAAGAAGCCGTTACATTGCCGGGCTTCAATGCTTCAGCCGCTTCCGCAGTAGATTTGGCTACTGCCGATTCCGTTGTAGTGTTCACTTATACTACTCCTGCCAATATGCCTGAAGGAACTTCGATTGCTAATTTCCGTTTGGAAATAACTCCGGACGCCATTGATGGTGCATCTGCTGTTATAGTGAATACTGCTTCCAATGGTAAAGTTGCGTCTGCTGATTTGCAAAAGATTATTGAAGATAGCTATGGCAAACGTCCGATAGAGCGCACCTTAAATACCCGGATTTATGCTAACCTAATGAAAGATGGACAGGCCTCACTGCTGACTTGTGATCCGATTATTATCAAGGCTACTCCGAAGGCTCCTGTAATTTCGAATGCATACTATCTGATAGGTGTGGCCGGATGGGAAGCTAAGGATATAATTAAGTTTAACCATAGTGGAAAGGATGTTTACGAGGATCCTGTGTTTGCTTTGATGATTACTACGACCAAGCCTGATACTTATTGGAAGATTATCCCGCAGGGGAATGTAGATGCTGATGCTGCCGGTGTTGAAAACGGCCTTTGGCAAGCTGGTGTTGTAGGTGTGACAGTTGACGGTGACGATAGCATGAATGGTACATTGATTAATACGGGAGATGTGAAGGCTGCCAAGATAGCGAAGGCTGGCATGTATAGCATTACTTTGAATATGATGGACTATACTTACACGGTCAAGGAAATTGTTCCGGAATATTATATTGTAGGTGCAATGCAAGGATGGAACGCTGATGCAACAAAAGGCAAGACTTGTATGCTTTATCCGCAATCGGCAATGATTCATTCTTATACAACCCAGTTTAAGGATGATGCAAACTTGAAACTATGGTTAGGTAGTGATTTCGGTAGTTGGAATGCTTGTTTCGGTGCAACGGTTGATGGTGATAATTCAACTTCTGGTTCTTTGACTGGTACAGGTGCGGGTGCTATTGTTTGTCCAGAAAAGGGTGCTTATTATACTTTTAAGGTGGACTTCTCTACTATGACTTATGCCTGGACAAAGTTGGAAAATCAATCTCCGGTTTCTTATAAAACAGTTGGATTAATAGGTGACTTTAATGGTTGGGGCGGTGATTTTGCCATGACAGAGGTTACTCCTCATAATTGGCATGGAGCCGGACTGGCTGTCAGTGCTGACGGTGGAATCAAGTTCCGTGCAAATGCTGTTTGGGATGTAAACTGGGGTGTGGGTAAGGATTTGTCTCATGATTTGTCAGTAGATAATTATGGTGTTGGAGTTAAGAATAGTGGTAATTTGAAGATTGCTGCAGGTACTTACAATGTGTTTTTTAACGATATTACCGGCGAATTCGTATTCAAGGTTGTAGGATAA
- a CDS encoding alpha-amylase family glycosyl hydrolase translates to MKIIKRRTILFLGYFLCFSLSLASCGDSNDELQEFLAPASGSEIIFEQGFSFGEAASSQSASFEAGQQWTATINGVDNGWCSITPKEGKAGKGTVMVSVGKNETGNPRTAQLNIISGSKSKQITVTQSANAIAVPDGLSYSPEKPDADHPLTITFKADTKSALYGYTGDVYMHIGIVSEGTWLFVPAEWSENKDKCKMAFTESNVWSITLSPNVREWFGSGTTPVNQLGIVVRSKDGSRKGVEMDSFVEVSDSKYEGFIPGEVKTASLPSGVEEGINVVNNSTVTLVLYDKDKDGGHKDFAYVVGDFNNWTLGNDEKAQMYRDNISGCWWITLNGLDASREYAFQYYVGTRGGKTIRLADAYTEKILDPDNDSYIPVSTYSESKTYPEGGKGIVSTFKIQKDNYNWKVSNFKIDRPEQLVIYELHLRDFTSSGDLNGARAKLSYLKEMGVNAIELMPVQEFDGNDSWGYNPCFFFAMDKAYGTKIMYKQFIDACHEAGMAVILDVVYNHATGNHPFAKLYWDSEKNLTASNNPYFNATAPHPYSVFHDFNHESELVRRFVKRNLRFLLSEYRLDGFRFDLTKGFTQKNSTESTASNYDESRVAILKDYYAAIKQAKSDAYVILEHFCDSKEEKELATEGMHLWRNLNNAYCQAAMGYSSESSFGGLYEKTPAWVGFMESHDEERMGYKQTQWGDGVLKTSLASRIDQLELNTTFFLTVPGPKMIWQFGEMGYDVSIEYNGRTGKKPLHWEYLDNADRKGLHAVYVSLMKLRNAHPELFDGSAIFEWKVSVSDWADGRSLSVESITGKKLVVVGNFTQTTTDVTFPATVGNWTNYFSGKNETVGVKVNVPAHGYKVYTNF, encoded by the coding sequence ATGAAAATCATCAAGCGACGTACTATCTTATTTTTGGGGTATTTTTTATGCTTCAGCCTGTCGCTGGCGTCATGTGGCGATAGCAATGATGAGTTGCAGGAATTTTTGGCTCCTGCCTCTGGAAGTGAAATAATATTTGAACAAGGTTTTAGCTTCGGAGAGGCGGCTTCTTCGCAGAGTGCCAGTTTTGAGGCAGGACAGCAATGGACGGCAACAATTAATGGTGTGGATAACGGTTGGTGCAGCATTACTCCGAAAGAAGGGAAGGCCGGAAAGGGTACGGTCATGGTTTCTGTCGGTAAAAATGAAACCGGTAATCCTCGTACTGCACAATTAAATATCATATCTGGTTCAAAGAGTAAGCAGATTACTGTTACTCAGTCGGCAAATGCTATTGCAGTGCCTGATGGATTGAGCTATTCTCCTGAAAAGCCTGATGCCGACCATCCTCTCACCATTACCTTCAAAGCTGATACCAAATCTGCTCTCTATGGATATACCGGTGATGTGTATATGCATATAGGCATAGTGAGCGAAGGTACATGGCTTTTTGTGCCGGCAGAGTGGAGCGAGAATAAGGACAAATGCAAGATGGCTTTTACTGAATCCAATGTGTGGAGCATAACGTTAAGCCCAAATGTCCGCGAGTGGTTTGGCAGTGGAACCACACCGGTGAATCAGCTTGGAATTGTAGTTCGCAGTAAAGACGGTAGCAGGAAGGGTGTGGAAATGGACTCTTTTGTGGAAGTGTCCGATAGCAAATATGAGGGATTTATCCCCGGTGAAGTGAAAACAGCCTCTTTACCCTCTGGGGTAGAGGAGGGTATCAATGTGGTGAACAATTCTACGGTGACGTTGGTACTGTATGACAAAGATAAAGACGGAGGTCATAAGGACTTTGCTTATGTAGTGGGAGACTTCAATAACTGGACACTGGGCAATGACGAGAAGGCACAGATGTATCGTGATAATATTTCCGGCTGTTGGTGGATTACGCTGAATGGACTGGATGCAAGCAGAGAATATGCTTTTCAATACTATGTGGGTACGAGGGGAGGGAAAACGATCCGTCTGGCTGATGCCTATACGGAGAAAATTCTGGATCCGGACAATGACTCCTATATTCCGGTTTCTACTTACAGCGAAAGCAAAACTTATCCCGAAGGTGGAAAGGGCATTGTCTCTACCTTTAAGATTCAGAAAGACAACTATAATTGGAAGGTGAGTAATTTCAAGATAGATCGGCCGGAACAGTTGGTAATATACGAGTTGCATTTGCGCGACTTTACCTCTTCCGGTGACTTGAACGGTGCGAGGGCCAAACTCTCTTATCTGAAAGAAATGGGGGTGAATGCCATTGAGTTGATGCCTGTGCAGGAGTTTGACGGAAATGATAGTTGGGGCTATAATCCCTGTTTCTTTTTCGCAATGGACAAGGCCTATGGCACAAAGATTATGTATAAGCAGTTTATTGACGCTTGTCACGAAGCAGGTATGGCAGTTATTCTTGATGTAGTTTATAACCATGCTACGGGAAATCATCCTTTTGCCAAGCTTTATTGGGATAGTGAAAAGAACCTGACAGCAAGTAATAATCCTTATTTCAATGCTACTGCTCCTCATCCTTACAGCGTTTTCCATGACTTCAATCATGAGAGTGAGCTGGTACGTAGGTTTGTAAAACGCAATCTTCGGTTTCTGCTCAGTGAATACAGGTTGGATGGTTTTCGTTTTGACTTGACGAAAGGCTTCACTCAGAAGAATTCTACGGAAAGTACGGCATCTAATTATGATGAGAGCCGTGTGGCTATTCTGAAAGATTATTATGCCGCCATCAAGCAGGCAAAAAGTGATGCTTACGTTATTCTGGAGCACTTCTGCGATTCAAAGGAAGAAAAAGAGCTGGCGACCGAAGGAATGCACTTGTGGCGTAACTTGAACAATGCCTATTGTCAGGCTGCTATGGGGTATAGTTCTGAAAGTTCGTTTGGTGGACTTTATGAGAAAACTCCTGCATGGGTAGGTTTCATGGAGAGTCACGATGAAGAAAGAATGGGATATAAGCAGACACAGTGGGGAGATGGCGTGTTGAAGACAAGCCTTGCCTCCCGTATAGATCAGTTGGAACTGAATACGACTTTCTTCCTTACAGTACCGGGGCCGAAGATGATTTGGCAGTTTGGTGAAATGGGTTATGATGTCTCCATTGAGTATAATGGTCGTACCGGAAAGAAACCTCTCCATTGGGAATATCTTGACAATGCCGACCGCAAGGGATTGCACGCTGTTTATGTGAGTCTGATGAAATTGCGTAATGCACATCCTGAACTCTTTGATGGCAGTGCTATCTTTGAATGGAAAGTAAGTGTCTCTGATTGGGCTGACGGACGTTCACTTTCGGTGGAGAGCATTACGGGGAAGAAGCTGGTGGTAGTAGGGAATTTTACTCAGACAACTACCGATGTCACTTTTCCTGCAACTGTCGGAAATTGGACCAATTACTTTAGTGGAAAGAATGAGACTGTGGGTGTAAAGGTAAATGTGCCTGCCCACGGATATAAGGTATATACAAACTTTTAA
- a CDS encoding RagB/SusD family nutrient uptake outer membrane protein encodes MYMSFKYIKHIVPVAALSLSLGLGSCVNDLDVAPIDPSTNMTPDYDALFTKCYANMALAGNTGPDGDCDIDGLDGGTTGFVRQLFNANELTTDESICNWGDEGIPAFNFNQWGASHPMLKGFYYRLYFGVTMCNFYLSQASDHDAAMTAEVRFLRALYYYHLMDCFGNIPFLTEVSPTAAQQADRKSVYNFIESELIGENGCIAAMKAPKSNAYGRADQAAGWMLLARLYLNAEVYTGTAQWSKAAEYAKKVMESGYTLHKTGKGQWSAYQMLFMGDNGENGAASEAILSLLQDGNTTASYGTTLFLMASTFKNDMELVGTSTNNVAGKQWAGNRCRPDLVKKFFPNGGIPEDADTWAILKAAKDDRALFWSKGRTLDIDETAVFEKGFSCTKFTNYYSDGGATHNSGFPDSDFFLMRAAEAWLTYAEATARQNGGITTAEGAAAINEIRTRANTTTKSSYSLNEILDEWAREFFFEGRRRVDLIRFGKFGGASDYKWQWKGGVKEGTNFSANLNVFAIPDTDLNANPNLVQNPGY; translated from the coding sequence ATGTATATGAGCTTTAAATATATCAAACATATAGTTCCGGTGGCAGCACTTTCCCTGTCTCTTGGATTGGGTTCTTGCGTTAACGATCTGGACGTTGCGCCTATTGATCCCAGTACGAATATGACGCCTGATTATGATGCGTTGTTCACTAAATGTTATGCCAATATGGCTTTGGCTGGTAATACCGGTCCTGATGGTGACTGTGATATTGATGGGCTGGACGGCGGCACGACCGGCTTTGTTCGGCAATTGTTCAATGCTAATGAACTGACTACAGATGAATCTATCTGTAACTGGGGTGATGAAGGTATTCCTGCTTTCAATTTCAATCAGTGGGGAGCCAGTCATCCGATGCTGAAAGGTTTTTATTATCGTCTCTATTTCGGTGTTACAATGTGTAACTTTTATTTATCGCAGGCTTCGGATCATGATGCAGCAATGACTGCGGAAGTTCGTTTCTTGCGTGCTCTCTACTATTATCACTTGATGGATTGTTTTGGAAATATTCCTTTTTTGACAGAAGTGTCACCTACGGCTGCACAACAGGCAGATCGTAAGAGCGTGTATAATTTTATAGAAAGCGAACTGATCGGGGAGAATGGATGTATAGCTGCCATGAAAGCGCCGAAGAGTAATGCTTACGGACGTGCCGACCAAGCTGCTGGCTGGATGTTGCTTGCACGCCTTTACTTGAATGCCGAGGTTTATACAGGTACTGCTCAATGGAGTAAAGCTGCAGAATATGCAAAGAAGGTGATGGAATCCGGTTATACTTTACATAAAACAGGTAAGGGACAGTGGAGTGCATATCAGATGCTATTTATGGGCGATAATGGCGAGAATGGTGCTGCATCTGAAGCTATACTTTCTCTTTTACAAGATGGTAATACTACGGCAAGCTATGGTACTACTCTGTTTTTGATGGCTTCTACTTTTAAGAATGATATGGAGTTGGTAGGGACTTCTACCAATAATGTAGCTGGTAAGCAATGGGCAGGTAACCGTTGTCGTCCGGACTTGGTAAAGAAGTTCTTTCCTAATGGAGGTATTCCTGAAGATGCAGATACATGGGCTATTCTGAAAGCGGCCAAAGATGACCGCGCTCTTTTCTGGAGCAAGGGACGTACTTTGGATATTGATGAGACGGCAGTTTTTGAAAAAGGCTTTTCTTGTACAAAATTTACCAATTATTATTCGGATGGCGGTGCAACTCATAATTCCGGTTTTCCTGATTCTGATTTCTTTCTGATGCGTGCGGCTGAGGCTTGGTTGACTTATGCTGAGGCCACTGCCCGCCAGAATGGAGGAATCACTACGGCAGAAGGTGCTGCTGCCATCAATGAAATCCGTACTCGTGCCAATACCACTACTAAAAGTTCTTACTCTCTGAATGAGATTTTGGATGAGTGGGCTCGTGAGTTCTTCTTTGAAGGTCGTCGCCGTGTAGATTTGATTCGTTTTGGTAAGTTTGGTGGTGCTTCAGACTATAAATGGCAATGGAAGGGGGGCGTAAAAGAAGGTACGAACTTTAGTGCAAATCTGAATGTTTTTGCTATTCCTGATACCGATTTGAATGCCAATCCGAACCTTGTACAGAATCCCGGTTATTAA
- a CDS encoding nitroreductase family protein — translation MESFNELIKIRRSIRKFTEEELTQEQVVSLMRAALMAPAFKRSNAWQFIVIDDKETLKKLSFCKEQASQFIADAALAVVVVADPLASDVWIEDASIASIYLQLQAEDMGLGSCWVQIRERFTASGMSSNEYVHDILDIPLQLQVLSIVAVGHKGMERKPFNEDNLQWEKIHINKYGGK, via the coding sequence ATGGAAAGTTTCAATGAATTAATAAAAATTCGCCGTAGTATACGAAAATTTACGGAAGAAGAATTGACGCAGGAACAGGTTGTCAGCCTGATGAGAGCCGCTTTGATGGCTCCTGCCTTCAAACGCAGCAATGCCTGGCAATTTATTGTGATCGATGACAAAGAAACACTGAAAAAGCTTTCTTTTTGCAAAGAGCAAGCTTCGCAGTTCATTGCTGATGCAGCATTGGCAGTAGTGGTAGTGGCCGATCCTTTGGCAAGCGATGTCTGGATAGAGGATGCTTCCATCGCTTCCATCTATCTGCAGCTTCAGGCAGAAGACATGGGCTTGGGCAGTTGTTGGGTACAGATACGCGAACGCTTTACAGCTTCCGGTATGTCTTCGAACGAGTACGTGCATGATATACTCGACATTCCTTTGCAATTGCAGGTGCTCAGTATTGTTGCTGTCGGGCATAAGGGAATGGAACGGAAACCTTTCAATGAAGATAACCTGCAGTGGGAGAAGATTCATATCAATAAATACGGGGGGAAATAA
- a CDS encoding GNAT family N-acetyltransferase, producing the protein MPLKLTTYYKGSKVPQLPGTNTFHSTELFHIYEATPGYSPVLIVASIADKPVAKLLAAIRKSVRLFPPGIIKRCEVYGTGEYFDSHKDNADKESIFNDMLQRLTDEALRNCFLIEFRNLENAMFGYKAFRENQYFAINWLRVRNSLHSLNYVEERFSPSRIRQIKKGLKNGAQIQEGHTSKEIRNFAHMLHHVYSFKIRRHFPSIDFFQQLESHLMNGQQSKIFIVTYKSKIIGGSACIYSDDTAYLWFSGGMRKTYALQYPGILAVWKALCDAKERGYRHLEFMDVGLPFRQHGYREFVLRFGGKQISTRRWFRFRWDWLNRMLIKVY; encoded by the coding sequence ATGCCCCTAAAACTGACTACATATTACAAAGGTAGCAAGGTTCCCCAATTACCGGGAACCAACACGTTCCACTCTACGGAATTGTTCCATATTTATGAAGCAACTCCGGGTTATTCTCCCGTACTCATCGTCGCTTCCATAGCCGACAAACCTGTAGCCAAACTGCTTGCAGCCATACGCAAAAGTGTTCGCCTATTTCCGCCCGGCATCATCAAGCGATGTGAAGTATATGGTACAGGTGAATATTTTGACAGCCATAAAGATAATGCAGATAAGGAATCCATATTCAATGATATGCTACAACGTCTTACTGATGAAGCTCTCAGAAACTGCTTCCTTATCGAATTCCGTAATCTGGAAAATGCCATGTTCGGATATAAGGCTTTCCGTGAAAATCAATATTTTGCAATTAATTGGTTACGGGTGCGTAATTCACTTCATAGCCTTAACTATGTTGAGGAGCGCTTCAGCCCTTCCCGAATCCGACAAATAAAAAAAGGCTTGAAAAACGGAGCCCAAATACAAGAAGGGCATACGTCAAAAGAAATCAGGAATTTTGCCCATATGCTACATCATGTGTATTCTTTCAAAATTCGCCGGCATTTTCCCAGCATTGACTTCTTTCAACAACTTGAATCACATTTGATGAATGGGCAGCAAAGCAAAATCTTCATTGTCACCTACAAAAGCAAGATTATAGGAGGTAGTGCCTGTATCTATTCCGATGATACTGCTTATTTATGGTTCTCCGGTGGCATGCGAAAGACTTATGCATTGCAATACCCCGGCATTCTTGCCGTATGGAAAGCATTGTGCGATGCCAAAGAGCGCGGCTACCGTCATCTGGAATTCATGGATGTCGGCTTACCCTTTCGCCAGCATGGTTACCGGGAATTTGTTCTGCGCTTCGGTGGTAAGCAAATCAGCACCCGACGCTGGTTCCGCTTTCGCTGGGACTGGCTGAATCGGATGCTGATAAAAGTGTATTAA
- a CDS encoding Rossmann-like and DUF2520 domain-containing protein, whose translation MKRSIEDTSVVFIGAGNLATNLAKALYHRGFRIVQIYSRTKESAQNLAQMVEAEYTDELPAITEDAQLYIVSLKDTALVQLLPEFTSGKSDALWVHTSGSIPMNVWKGRVERYGVFYPMQTFSKLREVDFKEIPIFIESHSEEDTLFLRDIALVLSERVYEVNSEQRKNLHLAAVFVCNFTNHMYVLAAELLRKYRLPFEVMLPLIDETARKVHKLEPCDAQTGPAVRYDENIIDSHLQMLADEPEMQELYRLISKSIHRQVEAGI comes from the coding sequence ATGAAAAGGAGTATTGAAGATACATCTGTCGTTTTTATCGGCGCCGGAAATTTGGCTACTAATCTGGCGAAGGCTCTCTATCATAGGGGATTCCGTATCGTACAGATTTATAGCCGTACGAAAGAATCGGCTCAGAATTTGGCACAAATGGTGGAGGCTGAATATACCGATGAATTACCTGCTATAACAGAAGATGCGCAGCTTTATATCGTTTCATTGAAAGATACGGCCCTTGTACAGTTGTTGCCTGAGTTTACATCCGGAAAGAGTGACGCTTTATGGGTACACACTTCGGGCAGTATTCCGATGAATGTCTGGAAAGGGCGGGTAGAGAGGTATGGTGTATTTTATCCCATGCAGACATTCAGCAAACTGCGTGAAGTGGATTTTAAAGAGATACCGATTTTTATTGAAAGTCATTCGGAGGAAGATACACTGTTTTTGAGAGATATTGCTTTGGTTCTCTCGGAGCGTGTGTATGAGGTGAATTCAGAACAACGGAAGAATTTGCATCTGGCCGCTGTCTTTGTCTGTAACTTTACGAATCACATGTATGTACTGGCTGCTGAATTGCTTAGGAAGTATCGGCTTCCCTTCGAAGTGATGTTGCCTTTGATAGATGAAACTGCACGTAAAGTGCATAAACTGGAACCGTGTGATGCGCAAACCGGACCTGCAGTTAGATATGACGAAAATATCATTGACAGTCATTTACAGATGCTTGCAGATGAACCTGAGATGCAAGAATTGTATCGTTTGATAAGCAAAAGCATCCATCGGCAGGTAGAGGCCGGCATATAA
- a CDS encoding SusF/SusE family outer membrane protein: MKRISIYYTLLLAGLTSFSACNSDRDSNPVLQEPTTFVLNTPAYVNTTYDLANSKSVELTCSQPDFGYTAPTIYSVETSLTKDFKESIKLDTKYTTAKMAVDASEMALAVTNMAVAQGKLETDFPLTTSLYVRVIAELSSATETISSITSNVVEFPSVRTEFALPPVKLPTKLYLIGEFCSWDWGKAADMIPCHDGTTGTFWRMVYLPEGGIKFNTATAWDKNEIGYAGCKTVDNYGAGVSDSDGNIGIAKAGWYLVVIRSAVNGRNIEYTIEFNEPAVWLIGGVIKDGGDWTECLDGWKFTIPAKADESFVSPAFAADAAEGPRAYVKIDGFDWWKSEFMVFGEKLTYRAAGGDLDRVTSKTGQKLYLNFTNGTGKIE, from the coding sequence ATGAAAAGAATTTCAATATATTATACATTGCTGCTTGCCGGGCTGACTTCTTTCTCGGCTTGTAATTCGGACAGAGACTCTAATCCTGTCTTGCAGGAACCTACAACTTTTGTGTTGAACACTCCGGCCTATGTCAATACAACCTATGATTTGGCAAATTCCAAGTCGGTGGAATTAACTTGTTCTCAACCAGATTTCGGCTATACAGCTCCTACTATCTATTCAGTGGAGACATCTCTTACGAAGGATTTTAAAGAATCCATAAAGCTTGATACCAAATATACGACAGCCAAGATGGCAGTTGATGCTTCTGAAATGGCTTTGGCAGTCACTAATATGGCTGTTGCCCAAGGTAAATTGGAAACAGATTTCCCTTTGACTACCTCTTTGTATGTCCGTGTCATTGCAGAATTGAGTTCGGCTACAGAAACAATTTCCTCAATCACTTCGAATGTGGTTGAATTCCCGTCTGTGAGAACTGAATTTGCATTACCTCCTGTCAAGTTACCTACGAAGCTTTACTTGATTGGTGAGTTTTGTAGTTGGGATTGGGGCAAGGCTGCAGACATGATTCCTTGCCATGACGGCACTACCGGTACTTTCTGGCGTATGGTTTATCTGCCAGAAGGTGGTATAAAATTCAATACAGCTACGGCTTGGGACAAAAATGAAATAGGCTATGCGGGTTGTAAGACGGTAGATAATTATGGAGCAGGTGTATCTGATAGTGACGGCAATATTGGCATTGCTAAAGCGGGCTGGTATTTGGTTGTTATCCGTTCTGCGGTTAATGGTCGTAACATAGAATATACTATTGAGTTTAATGAACCGGCAGTATGGTTGATCGGTGGGGTAATAAAAGATGGTGGTGATTGGACAGAATGCCTCGATGGCTGGAAGTTTACAATACCTGCAAAGGCTGACGAATCTTTCGTTTCACCTGCTTTTGCGGCTGATGCAGCCGAAGGACCTCGTGCTTACGTCAAGATTGATGGTTTCGATTGGTGGAAATCAGAGTTTATGGTATTCGGAGAGAAGTTGACATACCGTGCGGCCGGTGGAGACTTAGACCGTGTTACTTCAAAAACCGGACAGAAATTATACCTGAACTTTACAAACGGAACCGGTAAGATTGAATAA